The following proteins come from a genomic window of Acinetobacter baumannii:
- the tauD gene encoding taurine dioxygenase gives MNTVVANLNIEVIKPTIGAIIHDIDLNALNEQTTQQIQQALLDHQVIFFRKQQLAPQAQADLARSFGTLHVHPIYPSIEDVPEVMVLDSWKQDLRDNELWHTDVTFSKTPPLGCVLQAIKIPPVGGDTLWSSNTAAFKGLPLELQRKLRGLTATHDIRKSFPLERFAHNEEEREKLLQTFKRNPPVVHPVVRTHPVTGEPLLFVSEGFTTHINELPEQESEQLLNFLFEHATQEQFHLRWKWQDGDVAIWDNRCTQHKALFDYGDAHRIMHRATINGDVPFYKEEQQPELAEA, from the coding sequence ATGAATACAGTAGTAGCAAACTTAAATATAGAAGTGATCAAGCCTACCATTGGCGCAATTATTCACGATATTGATTTGAATGCGTTAAATGAACAGACAACGCAACAAATCCAGCAGGCTTTGCTTGATCATCAGGTCATTTTTTTTCGAAAGCAACAATTAGCACCACAAGCACAAGCAGACTTGGCACGTAGTTTTGGCACATTGCATGTGCACCCGATTTATCCTTCAATTGAAGATGTACCTGAGGTGATGGTGCTCGATAGCTGGAAACAAGATTTGCGTGACAATGAACTTTGGCATACAGATGTGACTTTTAGTAAAACTCCACCTTTAGGTTGTGTGTTGCAAGCTATTAAAATTCCACCTGTAGGTGGTGACACGTTGTGGTCGAGCAACACAGCAGCTTTTAAAGGACTTCCGCTTGAGTTACAGCGAAAACTACGTGGCTTAACTGCAACCCACGATATTCGTAAGTCTTTTCCGCTTGAGCGTTTTGCCCATAACGAAGAAGAACGTGAAAAGCTTTTGCAAACCTTTAAGCGTAACCCACCAGTGGTTCACCCAGTGGTGCGTACTCATCCGGTTACAGGTGAGCCTTTGTTGTTCGTAAGTGAGGGTTTTACCACACACATTAATGAGTTACCCGAACAAGAAAGTGAGCAATTACTTAATTTCTTGTTTGAACATGCGACCCAAGAGCAATTTCATTTACGCTGGAAATGGCAAGACGGTGACGTCGCGATTTGGGATAACCGTTGCACACAACATAAAGCATTATTTGATTACGGAGATGCTCATCGCATCATGCACCGCGCAACTATTAATGGCGATGTGCCATTTTATAAAGAAGAACAACAACCAGAGTTAGCAGAGGCTTAA
- a CDS encoding LysR family transcriptional regulator produces the protein MDRLDCISTFVSVVEHGNFSSAARALDISRDLVAKRVCYLENDLKTTLLNRTTRQMNLTSCGEKFYQHCKVILSEFEWATYEISYNQQYPEGELKLNTPMSFSNIFLQHIISDFIEKYPSIKIDLFMTDQLLDVNQHKFDLTIRLDGSAPSLANSKILNTYQRYLYATPEYFNQHGLPTSLEELKEHKFLIYYQDSRHKKLIFQKDQKEVSFNCFPVMTCNNGELLLDMCLKDHGIVFLPEFIAEPYYKEGKLQKCLEDYTSQPLHLYVTWPNRKILSKKVKLFIDFLTHQIIPIK, from the coding sequence ATGGATCGATTAGACTGTATTTCCACTTTTGTAAGTGTCGTAGAACATGGGAATTTTAGTAGCGCAGCTAGAGCACTCGATATTTCTCGTGATTTGGTAGCCAAACGTGTTTGCTATCTCGAAAATGATTTAAAAACAACGCTATTAAATCGAACAACCAGACAAATGAATCTGACCAGTTGTGGGGAAAAATTTTACCAACATTGCAAGGTTATATTGAGTGAATTTGAATGGGCAACTTACGAGATTAGCTATAACCAGCAATATCCTGAAGGCGAACTCAAGCTCAATACGCCCATGTCTTTTAGCAACATTTTCCTTCAACATATCATTTCAGACTTTATTGAGAAATATCCCAGTATTAAAATTGATTTATTTATGACAGATCAGCTATTAGATGTGAATCAACACAAATTTGATCTGACCATACGCTTAGATGGATCTGCGCCAAGTTTGGCAAATAGTAAAATTTTAAATACCTATCAACGTTATTTATATGCAACACCTGAATATTTCAATCAACATGGATTACCTACTTCTTTAGAAGAACTTAAAGAACATAAGTTTCTAATTTACTATCAAGATAGCCGACATAAAAAATTGATTTTTCAAAAAGATCAGAAAGAAGTGTCTTTTAATTGTTTCCCTGTGATGACGTGTAATAATGGTGAACTATTATTGGATATGTGTTTAAAAGATCACGGTATTGTTTTTCTTCCAGAGTTTATTGCAGAGCCTTATTACAAAGAAGGTAAGTTACAGAAATGTTTGGAAGATTATACCAGTCAGCCACTTCACTTATATGTCACATGGCCAAATCGTAAGATTTTATCGAAGAAAGTAAAACTATTTATTGATTTTTTAACACATCAAATCATTCCCATAAAATAA
- a CDS encoding taurine ABC transporter ATP-binding protein, translating into MSVLEAKHIHLTFPKQQKPVLQDINLTIEESSLTVILGESGCGKTTLLNILAGFQKPSSGDVLVNHEVVTGPDVTRAVVFQDHALLPWLNVADNVGFALQLKGLKRAEIEKQVSAILKIVGLSHVEKANIWELSGGMKQRVGIARALISHAPFILLDEPFAALDAFTRENMQQLVLDLWIQQNKSFFLITHDIEEALLLSNQLVLMTAHPGKIVETLHLDFAQRYRQGESIRSIKSDSQFIQLREQLFESLRAQKQSGKEALPT; encoded by the coding sequence ATGAGTGTACTTGAAGCCAAACATATTCATCTGACTTTTCCTAAACAGCAAAAGCCAGTTTTACAAGACATTAACCTAACCATTGAAGAAAGTTCTTTAACCGTGATTTTAGGTGAGTCGGGTTGTGGCAAAACAACTTTGCTTAATATCTTGGCAGGGTTTCAAAAGCCGAGTTCTGGTGATGTGCTTGTAAATCATGAAGTCGTAACTGGACCAGATGTAACTCGTGCTGTTGTATTTCAAGATCACGCCTTACTTCCTTGGTTGAATGTTGCAGATAATGTTGGCTTCGCTTTGCAGTTAAAAGGTTTAAAGCGTGCAGAGATTGAGAAACAAGTGAGTGCAATTTTAAAAATTGTGGGTTTAAGTCACGTTGAAAAAGCCAATATCTGGGAACTTTCCGGTGGTATGAAACAACGTGTTGGTATTGCCAGAGCTTTGATCAGCCACGCGCCGTTTATTTTATTAGATGAACCTTTTGCTGCATTGGATGCTTTTACTCGTGAAAACATGCAGCAGTTAGTGCTCGATTTATGGATTCAACAAAATAAAAGCTTCTTTTTGATTACTCATGACATTGAAGAAGCGTTATTGCTCAGCAATCAGTTAGTTCTGATGACGGCGCATCCAGGCAAAATTGTAGAAACTCTACACCTCGATTTTGCCCAACGGTACCGTCAGGGCGAGTCTATTCGCTCAATTAAATCGGATTCTCAATTTATTCAGCTCAGAGAACAGCTATTTGAAAGTTTAAGGGCACAAAAACAAAGCGGTAAGGAGGCGTTACCTACATGA
- the tauC gene encoding taurine ABC transporter permease TauC → MNTKDNVYEYDKAELKPELNVQTENASFLSSFFEKHRTLAVSIISVGSVVALWFLITALHVVPELFLPSPQAVWQKFISVSQEGFMKATLWQHLAASISRVFLALIAAVVIGVPLGLWMGLNKWVRAVLDPLVELLRPIPPLAYLPLLVIWFGIGETTKVLLIFFSILAPVIISSAHGVLSHQLNRERAALSLGASQSQVFWYVILPTALPHIITGIRIGLGVGWSTLVAAELVAADRGIGFIVQSAAQFLITDTVILGIIVIAIVAVSFELFLRWLQKQFSPWYGQQL, encoded by the coding sequence ATGAACACTAAAGATAACGTCTATGAATATGACAAAGCAGAGCTTAAACCTGAGTTAAATGTGCAAACAGAAAATGCTTCATTTCTATCGTCATTTTTTGAGAAGCATCGTACTTTGGCGGTCAGTATAATCAGTGTGGGAAGTGTAGTTGCACTCTGGTTCCTCATTACTGCTTTGCATGTTGTACCTGAACTGTTTTTACCGAGTCCACAGGCAGTCTGGCAAAAATTTATATCGGTCAGCCAAGAAGGCTTTATGAAAGCAACTTTGTGGCAACATTTGGCAGCCAGCATTTCTCGTGTATTTTTAGCTTTGATTGCTGCCGTGGTGATTGGTGTTCCGCTGGGTTTGTGGATGGGGCTGAACAAATGGGTTCGTGCTGTTCTAGATCCTTTGGTTGAATTATTACGTCCAATTCCACCGTTAGCTTATTTGCCGTTACTTGTTATTTGGTTCGGTATTGGTGAAACCACAAAAGTACTTTTGATTTTCTTCTCGATTTTGGCGCCTGTCATTATTAGTAGTGCGCATGGTGTGTTAAGCCATCAGCTAAATCGTGAACGTGCGGCATTGTCATTAGGAGCAAGCCAGTCACAAGTCTTTTGGTATGTCATTTTACCAACGGCTTTGCCTCATATTATTACCGGTATTCGTATTGGTCTTGGGGTGGGCTGGTCAACATTAGTTGCAGCTGAGTTGGTTGCAGCGGACCGTGGTATTGGTTTTATAGTGCAATCGGCAGCACAGTTCTTAATTACCGATACGGTGATTCTGGGCATTATTGTGATTGCGATTGTCGCAGTTAGTTTTGAGCTGTTTTTACGTTGGTTACAAAAACAGTTTTCTCCTTGGTATGGTCAGCAGTTGTAG
- a CDS encoding NCS1 family nucleobase:cation symporter-1 yields the protein MNNTEAIIKPSYDAKLTNQDLAPLKKQTWGAYNIFAFWMSDVHSVGGYVMAGSLFALGLNSWQVLLSLLIGIAIVQFFTNLIAKSSQQTGTPYPVICRATFGVLGANIPAVIRGLIAVAWYGIQTYLASSAFLLVILKFFPDWSAYADVSTYGFLGLSYLGWVGFMLLWLLQAIVFWSGMDSIRKFIDWAGPAVYVVMFAMAVWLIWKAGWQNIDLNLSGVQYDGFAVVPVMIGAIALVVSYFSGPMLNFGDFSRYGKSFNAIKMGNFLGLPINFLGFSLLTVVCIAATLPVYGKLITDPVEMVGKLDNTFVVILGSLTLMIATIGINIVANFVSPAFDFSNVSPSKISWRMGGMIAAVGSIFITPWNLFNNPQVIHYTIDILGAFIGPLFGVLLADFYLVKKQKIVVDDLYTLDTQGSYWYKNGYNHSAFYALIPASLIPILCVLLPQLSGLANFTWFIGMGFGFVIYRFLNQPLAHAKSAMIKVKIQ from the coding sequence ATGAATAATACCGAAGCGATAATTAAACCTTCTTATGATGCAAAACTAACAAATCAAGACTTAGCTCCTTTAAAAAAGCAAACTTGGGGCGCTTATAATATTTTTGCCTTCTGGATGTCGGATGTTCATAGCGTCGGCGGTTATGTCATGGCTGGAAGCCTTTTTGCACTCGGGCTCAATAGCTGGCAGGTACTTCTATCTTTACTCATCGGCATTGCCATAGTTCAGTTTTTTACAAATCTAATTGCCAAGTCTAGCCAACAAACAGGCACGCCCTATCCTGTGATTTGTCGTGCCACTTTCGGTGTGCTTGGTGCAAATATTCCTGCCGTTATCCGTGGTCTTATTGCTGTCGCATGGTATGGCATTCAAACATATTTGGCCTCCAGTGCCTTTTTATTGGTCATTTTAAAGTTCTTTCCAGACTGGTCAGCCTATGCTGATGTTTCAACTTACGGCTTTCTTGGGCTTTCCTATTTAGGATGGGTTGGCTTCATGCTGCTTTGGTTACTACAAGCGATTGTTTTTTGGTCTGGTATGGACAGCATTCGTAAGTTTATTGACTGGGCAGGTCCGGCTGTCTACGTTGTAATGTTTGCCATGGCAGTCTGGCTCATCTGGAAAGCTGGCTGGCAGAATATTGATTTAAATTTAAGTGGGGTTCAATACGACGGTTTTGCAGTTGTACCAGTCATGATTGGTGCTATTGCGCTTGTTGTCTCATATTTTTCAGGACCGATGCTGAATTTTGGCGACTTCTCTCGTTATGGCAAAAGCTTTAACGCGATTAAAATGGGCAACTTTCTTGGCTTACCAATTAACTTCTTAGGCTTTTCTTTACTTACTGTGGTGTGTATTGCAGCAACACTTCCAGTGTACGGCAAGCTCATTACAGACCCTGTCGAGATGGTTGGAAAACTGGATAACACATTTGTAGTCATTTTAGGTAGTTTGACCTTAATGATTGCCACTATCGGAATTAATATTGTTGCTAACTTTGTTTCACCTGCCTTTGATTTTTCTAATGTTTCACCAAGCAAAATTAGCTGGCGTATGGGTGGAATGATTGCAGCAGTAGGTTCAATTTTCATTACCCCATGGAATTTGTTCAATAACCCTCAAGTGATCCATTACACCATTGATATTTTAGGTGCATTTATCGGTCCACTTTTTGGTGTATTGCTAGCAGATTTTTATCTTGTTAAAAAACAAAAAATCGTGGTAGATGATTTATATACTTTAGATACTCAAGGCTCGTATTGGTACAAAAATGGTTATAACCACTCTGCCTTTTATGCGTTAATTCCAGCTTCATTAATTCCTATTCTCTGCGTACTTTTACCACAACTGTCTGGGCTGGCTAATTTCACATGGTTTATTGGGATGGGATTCGGTTTTGTCATTTACCGATTTCTTAACCAACCGCTTGCCCATGCTAAATCGGCAATGATTAAGGTAAAAATACAATGA
- a CDS encoding amidohydrolase yields MTDINLILKNGKITTLDPQNPEVQAIAIADGKVVRTGTTDEVMKLATPTSKVVDLNGRRVIPGLNDSHLHIIRGGLNYNMELRWEGVPSVADALRLLKEQADNTPAPQWVRVVGGWTEFQFAEKRLPTLEEINKAAPDTPVFVLHLYASAMLNRAALDVLGFNKDTPDPLGGKIVRNEKGEPTGLLLATPSAMILYSTLGKAPKLPVEDQVNSTRHFMRELNRLGITSAIDAGGGGQNYPEDYDVIKQLHDQNQMTVRIAYNLFAQKAGQELDDYRRWTEMTFPGDGDELFRMNGAGENLTWSAGDFEDFYEPRPDLPEKMEGELEAIVEHLAEKKWPFRIHATYDESISRLLNVFERVNSKQPFATRFIIDHAETVSERNIERIGALGGGIAIQHRMAYQGEIFVKRYGAEAAQATPPVKKMLELGVPVGAGTDATRVASYNPWVCLYWLTTGKTVGGLPLYDEKNLLDRQTALKLWTKGSAWFSGEKDIKGSLTAGELADLVVLSDDYFKVEAEDIQWIESVLTVLGGKVVYAGAEFKQDDPPLPPASPTWSPVKRFGGQWRLSENRNAPSNQSLQSQSALCECASSCGMHGHSHAWMLDVPVNDKDKKSFWGALGCSCFAF; encoded by the coding sequence ATGACCGACATAAACCTCATACTTAAAAACGGTAAAATCACAACACTAGATCCTCAGAACCCCGAAGTACAAGCAATAGCGATTGCAGATGGTAAAGTCGTCCGCACGGGTACAACTGATGAGGTTATGAAACTCGCAACTCCAACAAGTAAAGTTGTAGACTTAAATGGTCGTCGCGTTATACCGGGTCTAAATGACAGTCATTTGCATATTATTCGTGGTGGCCTCAATTACAATATGGAACTGCGCTGGGAAGGTGTGCCATCCGTTGCCGATGCGTTACGCTTACTCAAAGAACAAGCAGATAATACGCCAGCTCCACAGTGGGTTCGTGTCGTAGGCGGTTGGACTGAATTCCAGTTTGCTGAAAAGCGTTTACCGACTTTAGAAGAAATTAATAAAGCTGCGCCAGATACTCCAGTATTCGTTTTACATCTATACGCTAGTGCCATGTTGAACCGAGCTGCCCTTGATGTATTAGGCTTTAACAAAGACACACCAGACCCGCTGGGTGGCAAGATTGTACGAAATGAAAAAGGTGAGCCAACAGGTCTCTTGCTCGCAACGCCATCGGCTATGATTTTATATTCGACCTTAGGGAAAGCACCAAAATTGCCAGTTGAAGATCAAGTCAATTCAACTCGTCATTTCATGCGTGAATTAAACCGATTAGGTATTACTTCAGCAATTGATGCAGGTGGTGGAGGTCAAAACTACCCTGAAGATTATGATGTGATTAAGCAATTACATGATCAAAATCAAATGACTGTGCGAATTGCTTATAACCTATTTGCTCAAAAGGCAGGCCAAGAGCTTGATGATTATCGTCGCTGGACAGAAATGACATTTCCGGGTGATGGTGATGAATTATTTAGAATGAATGGAGCAGGTGAGAACCTGACTTGGTCAGCGGGTGACTTTGAAGATTTCTATGAGCCACGTCCGGATTTACCAGAAAAAATGGAAGGTGAACTCGAAGCTATTGTAGAGCATTTGGCTGAAAAGAAATGGCCATTCCGTATTCATGCAACTTATGATGAAAGTATTAGTCGGTTACTCAATGTATTTGAGCGCGTCAATTCAAAACAGCCATTTGCGACACGATTTATTATTGACCATGCCGAAACTGTATCTGAGCGTAATATCGAACGTATTGGTGCGTTGGGTGGTGGTATCGCGATTCAGCATCGTATGGCATATCAAGGTGAGATTTTCGTAAAACGCTATGGTGCCGAAGCTGCCCAAGCAACGCCACCCGTTAAGAAAATGTTAGAACTCGGTGTTCCTGTGGGTGCGGGAACGGATGCGACTCGTGTGGCCTCTTATAACCCTTGGGTGTGTTTGTATTGGCTGACTACAGGTAAGACAGTTGGTGGGTTACCTTTGTATGATGAAAAAAATCTATTAGATCGTCAAACCGCCCTCAAACTCTGGACGAAAGGTTCGGCTTGGTTCTCAGGTGAAAAAGATATTAAGGGTTCACTCACAGCAGGTGAACTTGCTGACTTGGTTGTGCTGTCAGATGACTACTTTAAAGTTGAAGCAGAAGATATCCAGTGGATTGAGTCTGTACTCACTGTTTTAGGTGGAAAAGTGGTGTACGCAGGGGCAGAGTTTAAGCAAGACGATCCGCCGTTACCGCCAGCATCTCCAACATGGTCGCCAGTAAAACGCTTCGGTGGTCAGTGGCGCTTATCTGAAAATCGTAATGCACCTTCGAATCAATCATTACAGTCACAAAGTGCATTGTGTGAATGTGCTAGCAGTTGTGGCATGCATGGACACAGCCACGCTTGGATGCTTGACGTGCCTGTAAATGATAAGGACAAAAAATCTTTCTGGGGCGCACTTGGGTGCTCGTGTTTTGCATTTTAA
- a CDS encoding GntR family transcriptional regulator, with the protein MEKSMSSNAPKKAVEMSNDEIDDHIYNAIVDAILNRQLAPGARLVEAPLCEAFGVTRGVLRRVFVKLAHDKVIEIQPNRGALIAKHSANETKEVFEARSMLEIATVKKLAQKSHHLDFSELRTLVEQESDERLAGNWAEWIKLSGQFHLKLVEANQNSIMTSYLQTLIARTSLLIGLYEIPKHNNCSADEHRAILDAIEQGDEKRATQLMEEHLEHYATTFIEENSTVSAEQNLLNLFKNKRIETPQTN; encoded by the coding sequence ATGGAGAAATCAATGTCATCGAATGCACCAAAAAAAGCCGTAGAAATGAGCAATGATGAAATTGATGACCATATATATAACGCAATTGTAGATGCTATTTTAAATCGACAACTCGCTCCGGGCGCACGTTTAGTTGAAGCACCTTTATGTGAAGCATTTGGTGTAACGCGAGGAGTGTTAAGACGTGTTTTCGTCAAACTTGCACATGATAAGGTCATCGAAATTCAGCCCAATCGTGGGGCACTCATCGCAAAACATAGTGCAAATGAAACAAAAGAAGTCTTTGAAGCACGCAGCATGCTTGAAATCGCCACTGTAAAAAAACTAGCACAAAAGTCTCATCACCTAGATTTTAGTGAGCTTCGGACTTTAGTAGAACAAGAGTCGGATGAGCGTTTAGCTGGAAATTGGGCCGAATGGATTAAGCTATCAGGTCAATTTCACCTAAAACTTGTCGAAGCTAATCAAAATTCGATCATGACCAGTTATTTGCAGACACTTATTGCGAGGACTTCGTTATTAATTGGCTTATATGAAATTCCAAAACATAATAATTGTTCGGCAGATGAACACCGTGCAATTTTAGATGCCATTGAACAAGGCGATGAAAAACGAGCAACGCAATTGATGGAAGAACATTTAGAACACTACGCAACCACATTTATTGAAGAAAACAGTACAGTATCTGCCGAGCAAAATTTATTAAATTTATTTAAAAATAAGAGAATTGAAACACCTCAAACTAATTAA
- a CDS encoding DUF1427 family protein: MKMYLLSLAVGVLVGVLYYVLNVKSPAPPLVALVGLLGMVIGEQLLPFIKSYF; the protein is encoded by the coding sequence ATGAAAATGTACTTGTTATCTTTGGCTGTAGGGGTGCTTGTTGGTGTCTTATATTATGTTTTAAATGTTAAGTCACCAGCTCCACCTCTTGTTGCATTAGTCGGTTTATTAGGCATGGTAATAGGAGAGCAATTGCTTCCTTTTATCAAATCTTATTTTTAA
- the arsC gene encoding arsenate reductase (glutaredoxin) (This arsenate reductase requires both glutathione and glutaredoxin to convert arsenate to arsenite, after which the efflux transporter formed by ArsA and ArsB can extrude the arsenite from the cell, providing resistance.) — protein MTELVKIYHNPACGTSRNTLALIRHAGIEPIVIEYLQTPPSKDELIQLIKDSNLTVREAIRKNVEPYKDLELEQDHWTDEQLIDFMVQYPILINRPFVVTPKGTRLCRPSEIVLDILDSQNLGYFAKEDGEIIIDEQGRRIK, from the coding sequence ATGACTGAGCTAGTGAAGATTTACCATAACCCTGCTTGCGGAACCTCACGCAATACATTGGCGCTTATTCGTCATGCAGGAATTGAACCTATCGTTATTGAATATTTGCAAACACCACCAAGTAAAGATGAACTAATCCAACTCATTAAGGATTCGAACCTAACTGTACGTGAAGCAATTCGTAAAAATGTTGAACCCTATAAAGATTTAGAGTTAGAACAAGACCATTGGACCGATGAACAGTTAATTGATTTTATGGTGCAATATCCAATTTTAATTAATCGCCCATTTGTGGTTACACCAAAAGGCACGCGACTTTGCCGCCCTTCTGAGATTGTACTGGACATTTTAGATTCACAAAACTTAGGCTATTTTGCAAAAGAAGATGGTGAAATCATTATTGATGAGCAAGGCCGTCGTATAAAGTAA
- a CDS encoding ArsR/SmtB family transcription factor yields the protein MINQVDFFKCLSDQTRLNILKLVLNKQNICVCELTEQLELSQPKISRHLALLRTHGVLLDERKGQWVYYSLNPDLPVWALDILKVIENDESGTRIKQQDQPFITTTCCD from the coding sequence ATGATCAACCAAGTCGATTTCTTTAAATGTCTATCTGACCAAACTCGGTTAAATATTCTTAAATTAGTTCTAAATAAACAAAATATTTGTGTTTGTGAGCTAACAGAACAGCTTGAGTTGAGCCAACCGAAAATCTCCAGACACTTGGCCTTATTAAGAACTCATGGCGTATTACTGGATGAAAGAAAAGGCCAGTGGGTCTATTACAGCTTAAATCCTGATTTACCTGTCTGGGCTTTAGATATTCTAAAGGTGATAGAAAATGATGAGAGTGGGACAAGAATAAAACAACAAGATCAGCCTTTCATCACGACAACGTGTTGTGATTAA
- a CDS encoding hydrolase — MNKSLLEQLSPTNCQVIFIDHQPQMAFGVQSIDRQVLKNNTVGLAKAAKTFNIPVTITTVETESFSGHTYPELLDVFPDAPLLERTSMNSWDDQKVRDSLAKNNRKKVIVSGLWTEVCNNTFAFGAMLEGDYEIYMVADASGGTSKEAHDYAMQRMIQAGVVPVTWQQVLLEWQRDWAHRDTYDAVMAIVREHSGAYGMGVDYAYTMVHKAPERTTSKHEVLAPVPAK; from the coding sequence GTGAATAAATCACTTTTAGAACAACTATCACCAACCAATTGTCAGGTTATTTTTATTGATCATCAGCCGCAAATGGCTTTTGGGGTACAGTCAATAGATCGCCAAGTATTAAAGAATAATACTGTAGGGTTAGCAAAAGCAGCTAAAACATTCAATATTCCTGTCACGATTACGACAGTTGAAACTGAAAGCTTCTCTGGTCATACCTATCCAGAACTTTTAGACGTATTTCCAGATGCTCCATTACTAGAACGTACTTCAATGAACTCATGGGATGATCAAAAAGTACGTGATTCGCTTGCAAAAAATAATCGTAAAAAAGTGATTGTTTCTGGTTTGTGGACTGAAGTGTGCAACAACACCTTTGCTTTCGGTGCCATGCTTGAAGGCGATTATGAGATTTATATGGTCGCAGATGCTTCAGGCGGTACATCGAAAGAAGCACATGACTACGCCATGCAACGCATGATTCAGGCAGGTGTTGTTCCGGTAACTTGGCAACAAGTATTACTCGAATGGCAGCGTGATTGGGCACACCGTGATACATACGATGCAGTTATGGCGATTGTACGTGAGCATTCTGGTGCTTATGGTATGGGTGTGGACTATGCCTATACGATGGTCCATAAGGCACCTGAGCGTACAACATCAAAACATGAAGTACTTGCACCAGTTCCTGCAAAATAA
- a CDS encoding aspartate/glutamate racemase family protein translates to MKIKIINPNTTQGMTDKIAASAKIVANSDTQIIAVSPQMGPATIESYYDEALSAVGVLEEIRQGELLDVDAYVIACFGDPALYAAREMTSAPVIGIAEAAMRTASYVSTGFSVVTTLQRTVNMSWHLAHRYGATPFCKNVRACDIAVEELELPDSDAYRTIRDECKKALAEDKSDAIVLGCAGMSDLCLKLQNELEVIVIDGVAAAVKQAEMLVQLNLKTSKVGDWASPPVKNYTGILSGFGVR, encoded by the coding sequence ATGAAAATTAAAATTATTAATCCTAATACCACCCAAGGCATGACTGACAAAATTGCTGCATCAGCAAAGATAGTCGCAAATTCTGATACTCAAATTATTGCTGTGAGTCCTCAAATGGGCCCTGCAACAATTGAAAGTTATTATGATGAAGCCCTAAGTGCCGTAGGTGTGCTAGAGGAAATTCGCCAAGGTGAACTTCTAGATGTAGATGCTTATGTTATTGCCTGTTTTGGTGATCCTGCGCTTTATGCCGCCCGTGAAATGACGTCAGCACCTGTGATTGGGATTGCCGAAGCAGCTATGCGAACTGCAAGTTATGTCAGTACTGGTTTTAGTGTGGTCACGACCTTACAACGCACAGTGAATATGAGTTGGCATCTGGCTCATCGCTACGGGGCTACGCCATTTTGCAAAAATGTTCGAGCTTGTGACATTGCAGTTGAAGAGTTGGAGCTTCCTGACTCAGATGCTTATCGAACAATACGAGATGAGTGCAAAAAAGCACTCGCAGAAGATAAAAGCGATGCAATTGTTTTAGGCTGTGCAGGTATGAGTGATTTATGCCTAAAACTACAAAACGAATTGGAAGTGATTGTTATTGACGGCGTTGCAGCAGCAGTTAAACAAGCTGAAATGTTAGTTCAGTTAAATTTAAAAACAAGCAAAGTTGGTGATTGGGCCTCACCTCCTGTAAAGAACTACACAGGCATATTGTCAGGTTTTGGAGTACGCTAA